One part of the Micrococcus sp. 2A genome encodes these proteins:
- a CDS encoding DNA-3-methyladenine glycosylase has translation MNRAELSALFEAHPTALAEGLLGCRLTVAAADGAVTVRLTETEAYGDAGVDPGAHSFRGRTERNAALFGPVRHTYVYLNYGIHKCLNLVGHPADQAGGVLLRAGEVVDGRGLAVGRRGRDTAVKLLSGPGNLGQGLGITLAMGHAPVELVDDAPPADSVSLAEGPAADQTIAAPGAPADAVRPARFLLAPPPPGQSRAEVRRGPRVGVSGEGGSVRFPWRFHLAGEASVSAYRAGRNVPPAGPSAPSAPSAGN, from the coding sequence ATGAACCGCGCCGAGCTGTCCGCCCTGTTCGAGGCCCACCCCACCGCGCTGGCCGAGGGCCTGCTCGGCTGCCGCCTCACCGTGGCCGCAGCGGACGGCGCGGTGACCGTGCGCCTCACGGAGACGGAGGCCTACGGGGACGCCGGCGTCGACCCGGGCGCCCACTCGTTCCGCGGGCGCACCGAGCGCAACGCGGCGCTGTTCGGGCCCGTGCGTCACACCTACGTGTACCTGAACTACGGCATCCACAAGTGCCTGAACTTGGTGGGCCACCCCGCGGACCAGGCCGGCGGCGTCCTGCTGCGTGCCGGGGAGGTCGTGGACGGGCGGGGGCTCGCCGTCGGACGCCGCGGCCGGGACACCGCCGTGAAGCTCCTCTCCGGCCCCGGCAACCTGGGCCAGGGGCTGGGCATCACGCTCGCGATGGGCCACGCGCCCGTGGAGCTTGTCGACGACGCCCCGCCCGCCGACTCGGTCTCCCTCGCCGAGGGACCGGCCGCAGACCAGACGATCGCGGCCCCGGGCGCGCCCGCCGACGCCGTGCGTCCGGCCCGCTTCCTCCTCGCGCCCCCGCCGCCGGGGCAGAGCCGCGCCGAGGTGCGGCGCGGTCCGCGCGTCGGGGTGTCCGGGGAGGGCGGGTCCGTGCGCTTCCCGTGGCGCTTCCACCTCGCGGGCGAGGCCAGCGTGTCGGCCTACCGGGCCGGCCGGAACGTGCCGCCCGCCGGGCCGTCCGCGCCGTCCGCGCCGTCCGCGGGGAACTGA
- a CDS encoding SRPBCC family protein yields the protein MNKNETPQGEKQITVTRTIDASAKDIFDVLTLPSNHSTFDGSGMVRADDKSQRIQKVGDVFTMNMHAEHMGGDYQTDNHVVAYDQNKLVGWKTAPAGTEPKGWQWVYRLEDNGSGSTDVSLTYDWTAVTDPELLEKNLFPMVSEEQLEESLAKLASVVA from the coding sequence ATGAACAAGAACGAGACGCCCCAGGGCGAGAAGCAGATCACCGTCACCCGCACCATCGACGCCTCCGCCAAGGACATCTTCGACGTGCTGACGCTGCCGTCGAACCACTCGACGTTCGACGGCTCCGGCATGGTGCGCGCGGATGACAAGTCCCAGCGCATCCAGAAGGTGGGCGACGTGTTCACCATGAACATGCACGCCGAGCACATGGGCGGGGACTACCAGACCGACAACCACGTGGTGGCCTACGACCAGAACAAGCTCGTGGGCTGGAAGACCGCCCCCGCCGGCACCGAGCCCAAGGGCTGGCAGTGGGTCTACCGGCTCGAGGACAACGGCTCCGGCAGCACGGACGTGTCCCTCACCTACGACTGGACCGCCGTGACCGACCCGGAGCTGCTGGAGAAGAACCTCTTCCCGATGGTCTCCGAGGAGCAGCTGGAGGAGTCCCTCGCGAAGCTGGCCTCGGTCGTCGCCTGA